In Solibacillus isronensis, one DNA window encodes the following:
- a CDS encoding flavin reductase family protein, which translates to MTALSFRQAMGQFATGVTVITTLNDAEPHGMTANGFMSISLDPELVAISIGHKAATLNKIKASNIFGVSILQSEQIDISKRFAGQIQVESTFEFEYVDNFPLIPNSIMRTVCEVVEQIEAGDHTIFLGKPKLIEVNEGNPLLFYQGKYREVEELEVIQKA; encoded by the coding sequence ATGACAGCACTTTCGTTTAGACAAGCAATGGGACAATTTGCAACAGGTGTCACGGTTATTACTACTTTAAATGATGCAGAGCCACATGGAATGACTGCGAATGGTTTTATGTCAATTTCACTCGATCCTGAATTGGTCGCAATTTCAATCGGACATAAGGCAGCAACATTAAATAAAATCAAAGCGTCAAATATTTTCGGCGTTAGTATTTTACAGTCTGAACAAATCGACATTTCCAAAAGATTCGCAGGTCAAATTCAAGTAGAAAGTACTTTTGAGTTTGAGTATGTCGACAATTTTCCACTTATCCCTAATTCAATCATGCGCACAGTTTGTGAAGTAGTTGAACAAATCGAGGCAGGCGATCATACAATCTTTTTAGGCAAGCCGAAGTTAATTGAAGTTAATGAAGGCAATCCGCTATTATTTTATCAAGGGAAATATCGGGAAGTTGAAGAGCTGGAAGTAATTCAAAAAGCTTAA